A DNA window from Acetobacter aceti NBRC 14818 contains the following coding sequences:
- the aceA gene encoding isocitrate lyase: MSVEAIEKFISDKTRFAGIERDYTAQDVAKLSGSFTVEHTIARMGAERLWKLLHEEPYINSLGALTGNQAMQQVKAGLKAIYLSGWQVAADANLAGQMYPDQSLYPANSVPNVVSRINNALRRCDEIATLEGKGDKTYWMAPIVADAEAGFGGALNVFELMRSMIAAGAAGVHFEDQLASEKKCGHLGGKVLIPISQHLRSLNSARLAADVERTPTLLVCRTDAHSAQLLTSDVDERDRPFLTGERTAEGFFRIKEGLGVEYAIARCEAYAPYADLLWWETSEPNLKEAEQFAEAIHKKFPGKLLAYNCSPSFNWKKKLSEKEIAEYQKTIGKMGYKYQFVTLAGFHALNFSMFQLAKGYAERGMAAYSELQQAEFAAEPEGYTATRHQREVGTGWFDAVATTASGGQSSTTAMHGSTEHDQFNHH, from the coding sequence ATGTCCGTTGAAGCCATCGAAAAGTTCATCAGCGACAAGACCCGTTTTGCCGGTATCGAGCGGGATTACACCGCGCAGGATGTGGCGAAGCTCTCCGGGTCGTTCACCGTGGAACACACGATCGCACGGATGGGTGCCGAGCGCCTGTGGAAACTGCTGCATGAAGAGCCCTACATCAACTCGCTGGGCGCTTTGACTGGCAATCAGGCCATGCAGCAGGTCAAGGCTGGTCTCAAGGCCATCTACCTGTCTGGCTGGCAGGTTGCGGCGGATGCGAACCTCGCAGGGCAGATGTATCCGGACCAGTCACTCTATCCGGCCAACTCCGTGCCGAATGTGGTGTCACGCATCAACAACGCGCTGCGTCGTTGTGACGAAATCGCGACTCTGGAAGGCAAGGGCGACAAGACCTACTGGATGGCTCCAATCGTGGCCGACGCAGAGGCTGGTTTCGGTGGCGCGCTGAACGTGTTCGAACTGATGCGCTCCATGATCGCAGCGGGTGCGGCAGGTGTTCACTTCGAGGATCAGCTTGCGTCCGAGAAGAAGTGCGGTCATCTCGGCGGCAAGGTGCTGATCCCCATTTCACAGCACCTGCGTTCGCTGAACTCCGCCCGTCTGGCCGCCGATGTTGAGCGCACGCCGACCCTGCTGGTCTGCCGTACGGACGCGCATTCCGCACAGCTTCTCACGTCGGACGTGGACGAGCGTGATCGCCCGTTCCTCACCGGTGAGCGCACAGCGGAAGGCTTCTTCCGGATCAAGGAAGGTCTCGGCGTCGAATACGCGATAGCTCGTTGCGAAGCCTACGCCCCGTATGCCGACCTGCTGTGGTGGGAGACGTCCGAGCCGAACCTGAAGGAAGCCGAGCAGTTCGCCGAGGCGATCCACAAGAAATTCCCCGGCAAACTGCTGGCCTACAACTGTTCGCCTTCTTTCAACTGGAAGAAGAAACTTTCGGAAAAGGAGATTGCCGAATACCAGAAGACCATCGGCAAGATGGGCTACAAATATCAGTTCGTCACGCTTGCGGGCTTCCACGCGCTGAACTTCTCCATGTTCCAGCTTGCGAAAGGCTACGCCGAGCGCGGCATGGCGGCCTACTCCGAGTTGCAGCAGGCCGAGTTCGCGGCGGAGCCGGAAGGCTACACCGCAACCCGCCATCAGCGCGAGGTTGGCACGGGCTGGTTCGACGCGGTCGCCACGACGGCCAGTGGTGGACAGTCCTCCACAACGGCCATGCACGGCTCCACCGAGCATGACCAGTTCAACCATCACTAG
- a CDS encoding malate synthase G, translated as MTTHIQIEGISIDRGLHTFVNTEVLPETGVSPETFWAGVSGLVAEYSPKVRHALAQRDRLQKAIDNFLIGSSGTDMHLRTRFMREIGYVEELPPKFTVSTQNVDAEIGRIAGPQLVVPVNNARYALNAANARWGSLYDALYGTDALPQTPPFQSGTEYNPLRGRIVVRRAKLFLDETVPLLIGSHADAVSYYVHHGELHAKLECGRTTGLKHPTQFAGFAGAPGEPRAVLFNNRGLHIELKIDRSSPIGSVDKAGIADVIVEAAMSTIMDCEDSVAAVDAQDKVLVYRNWLGLMRGTLTAAVPRNGQVTNRTLAQDRTYTAPDGAPLTLHGRSLMLVRTVGHHMFTDMILDAEGNETPEGVIDAAILSAIALHDLRGNSPVRNSRMGSIYLVRPKMHGSQEVALSDAIFTSVEEILSLPRNTLKMGIMDEERRTSCNLAACINAARERVFFINTGFLDRTGDEIHTCMKAGAVVRKGDMKKEPWIKAYEQRNVAIGLECGLGIGPRGHGQIGKGMWAIPDRMADMLEQKGAQMRAGASTAWIPSPTAATLHALHYHQVDVMEVQKELKYHAPLPMEDLLSLPLAQGAHWSEEEIAAELDTNLQSILGYVVRWVDMGVGCSRVPDLNNVGLMEDRATLRISSQHVANWLMHGVVSEAQVEAALIRMARMVDEQNQDEAGYIPLSTHQDGPAFMAARELVFDGARQPNGYTESILHRRRREAKSRHSIEGVSQEDMEFAAD; from the coding sequence ATGACCACGCATATCCAGATTGAAGGCATCAGCATCGATCGCGGTCTTCATACGTTCGTCAACACCGAAGTTTTGCCGGAAACCGGCGTTTCACCGGAGACGTTCTGGGCGGGCGTTTCCGGTCTTGTCGCCGAATACTCCCCTAAAGTCCGTCATGCGCTCGCGCAGCGCGACCGGCTCCAGAAGGCGATCGACAACTTCCTGATCGGCAGCAGCGGCACGGACATGCACCTCCGCACCCGCTTCATGCGAGAGATCGGATATGTCGAGGAGCTGCCACCAAAATTCACGGTTTCCACTCAGAATGTGGATGCGGAGATCGGTCGGATCGCCGGACCGCAGCTCGTGGTGCCCGTCAACAACGCCCGCTATGCCCTGAATGCCGCCAATGCGCGCTGGGGCAGCCTATATGACGCGCTGTACGGCACGGACGCCCTGCCCCAGACACCGCCTTTCCAGTCCGGTACGGAATACAATCCTCTCCGGGGCCGCATCGTGGTCCGACGCGCCAAGCTGTTCCTTGACGAGACAGTGCCGCTGCTCATCGGCAGCCACGCAGATGCAGTGTCCTATTATGTGCATCATGGCGAACTGCACGCGAAGCTCGAATGCGGCCGCACGACAGGGCTGAAGCACCCGACGCAGTTCGCCGGTTTCGCAGGTGCACCGGGAGAGCCTCGGGCTGTGCTGTTCAACAATCGTGGCCTGCATATCGAACTGAAGATCGACCGTTCCTCTCCGATTGGCAGTGTGGACAAGGCTGGCATCGCCGATGTGATTGTCGAAGCCGCCATGAGCACCATCATGGACTGCGAGGATAGCGTGGCCGCCGTAGACGCGCAGGACAAGGTTCTGGTCTATCGCAACTGGCTCGGCCTGATGCGCGGCACGCTGACAGCGGCAGTTCCTCGCAACGGTCAGGTCACGAACCGCACGCTGGCTCAGGACCGCACCTACACCGCACCGGACGGCGCGCCGCTCACGTTGCACGGTCGCAGCCTGATGCTGGTCCGCACGGTCGGCCATCACATGTTCACCGACATGATACTGGACGCTGAAGGCAACGAAACACCGGAAGGCGTGATCGACGCCGCGATCCTGTCTGCTATTGCGCTGCATGATCTGCGCGGCAACAGCCCGGTCCGCAACAGCCGCATGGGCTCGATCTATCTCGTTCGCCCGAAGATGCACGGCTCGCAGGAAGTCGCGCTGTCCGACGCCATCTTCACCTCGGTCGAGGAAATCCTGTCCCTGCCACGCAACACGCTCAAAATGGGCATCATGGACGAGGAGCGGCGCACAAGCTGCAATCTTGCCGCCTGTATCAATGCGGCCCGCGAGCGCGTGTTCTTCATCAACACCGGCTTCCTCGACCGCACGGGCGACGAGATCCACACCTGCATGAAGGCCGGAGCCGTCGTGCGAAAAGGCGACATGAAGAAGGAGCCGTGGATCAAAGCCTACGAGCAACGCAATGTCGCCATCGGGTTGGAATGTGGTCTCGGAATCGGGCCGCGCGGTCACGGACAGATCGGCAAGGGCATGTGGGCGATCCCGGACCGGATGGCCGACATGCTGGAACAGAAGGGTGCGCAGATGCGGGCGGGCGCCAGTACGGCGTGGATTCCGTCTCCCACAGCCGCCACTCTTCACGCGCTGCATTATCATCAGGTGGACGTAATGGAGGTCCAGAAGGAGCTCAAATACCACGCGCCGCTGCCGATGGAGGACCTGCTCTCCCTGCCCCTCGCTCAGGGCGCGCACTGGTCGGAAGAGGAAATCGCCGCCGAACTCGACACCAATCTTCAGAGCATCCTCGGCTATGTGGTGCGCTGGGTGGATATGGGCGTCGGCTGTTCCAGAGTGCCTGACCTGAACAATGTCGGACTGATGGAAGACCGCGCCACGCTGCGGATTTCCTCGCAGCATGTCGCCAACTGGCTGATGCACGGGGTCGTGTCTGAAGCGCAGGTCGAAGCCGCGCTCATCCGCATGGCGCGGATGGTGGACGAGCAGAATCAGGATGAGGCCGGTTATATTCCGCTCTCCACCCATCAGGATGGTCCCGCCTTCATGGCGGCCCGTGAACTGGTGTTCGATGGCGCACGTCAGCCGAATGGCTACACGGAGAGCATCCTGCACAGACGACGCAGGGAGGCCAAAAGCCGCCACAGCATCGAAGGTGTCTCACAGGAAGACATGGAATTCGCCGCTGATTGA
- a CDS encoding CidA/LrgA family protein, which yields MPEAFLILILFQLVGSALQTVLHLPVPGPVIGMFLLAAALLWKRSRTRTDKAASSFDSPALSSLSRSLIACLGLLFVPAGVGLVTQMPVLLANGLPIAVALFGSTLLGLMVTAFVMHKATRDRPSPERIPDTGGQVL from the coding sequence ATGCCGGAAGCTTTCCTTATTCTGATTCTGTTCCAGCTTGTTGGGTCCGCTTTACAGACGGTTCTGCATCTCCCGGTGCCCGGTCCGGTGATCGGCATGTTCCTGCTGGCCGCTGCCCTGCTCTGGAAACGCAGCCGGACACGAACGGACAAGGCAGCCTCTTCCTTTGACAGCCCTGCCCTGTCCTCCCTGTCCCGCAGTCTGATCGCCTGCCTCGGACTGCTGTTCGTCCCTGCCGGAGTGGGGCTGGTCACGCAGATGCCGGTGCTGCTCGCCAATGGGTTACCGATTGCAGTGGCGCTTTTCGGATCGACACTTCTCGGACTGATGGTGACAGCGTTCGTGATGCACAAGGCGACCCGTGACCGTCCCTCACCCGAGCGTATCCCCGACACTGGCGGACAGGTGCTCTGA
- a CDS encoding LrgB family protein: MQSLSHTLHQIYARFLPEPNMETLFWLSVTLAVFALGVRLQIRLGRAPWANPVLFAIAFVALGLLVTETPYATYFQSVKIINFLLGPATVALAIPLADSIRLVTRSLPAMTLALLAGSITSVVSGVLLVLLLGGSHDVALSMAPKAVTTPIAIAITTQIGGIPALTAAFAILGGIIAAMIGETTLRRLGITDWRAHGLAAGIAGSGIAAAQVAQRDPVGAAFAALGIGLNGLVTAIIVPLILYFLPG, translated from the coding sequence ATGCAGTCACTCTCTCACACGCTTCATCAGATTTATGCGCGTTTTCTGCCCGAGCCGAACATGGAAACCCTGTTCTGGCTGAGCGTAACACTTGCGGTCTTCGCGCTGGGCGTAAGGCTACAGATCCGGCTTGGTCGTGCGCCTTGGGCCAATCCCGTGCTGTTTGCGATCGCTTTCGTCGCACTGGGACTTCTGGTTACGGAAACGCCCTATGCCACGTATTTTCAGTCAGTGAAGATCATCAACTTTCTGCTTGGACCTGCCACCGTGGCGCTGGCCATTCCGCTGGCTGATTCCATTCGTCTCGTCACCCGTAGTCTGCCCGCCATGACATTGGCGCTGCTGGCTGGATCGATAACATCCGTGGTCAGCGGTGTGTTGCTTGTTCTGCTGCTGGGTGGCTCACACGATGTCGCCCTGTCCATGGCTCCGAAGGCCGTGACGACGCCGATCGCCATCGCCATCACCACGCAGATTGGCGGTATTCCGGCTCTAACGGCGGCCTTCGCCATTCTGGGCGGGATCATCGCGGCCATGATTGGCGAGACGACCCTGCGACGGTTGGGGATTACGGACTGGCGCGCGCATGGACTGGCGGCTGGTATCGCGGGTAGCGGGATCGCGGCGGCTCAGGTGGCGCAACGTGACCCTGTGGGGGCTGCGTTCGCGGCGCTGGGGATTGGTCTGAACGGACTGGTAACGGCGATTATTGTGCCGCTGATCCTGTATTTTCTACCCGGATAA
- the mscL gene encoding large conductance mechanosensitive channel protein MscL, which yields MADKKLAVHTPGWVNDFKAFIMRGNVVDMAVGVIIGAAFTAIVNSLVKDVFNPVLGLATGGIDFSNLFVTLKGPVEPTLDAAQKAGAVTLNYGVFINAVIQFLIVAIVIFWMVRLLSKLHTKQAEEPAAPPPPTKSEVLLQEIRDALVHQQPHS from the coding sequence ATGGCAGACAAGAAACTTGCTGTGCATACCCCGGGTTGGGTCAATGACTTCAAAGCCTTCATCATGCGGGGCAATGTCGTTGATATGGCCGTCGGTGTCATCATCGGTGCGGCTTTTACGGCAATTGTGAACAGCCTGGTCAAGGATGTGTTCAATCCGGTGCTTGGACTGGCTACAGGCGGTATTGATTTCAGCAATCTGTTTGTGACGCTTAAAGGTCCTGTCGAGCCGACACTTGACGCAGCCCAGAAGGCGGGCGCCGTTACCCTCAACTACGGTGTCTTCATTAATGCCGTCATTCAGTTCCTGATTGTCGCCATTGTCATCTTCTGGATGGTGCGTCTGCTGTCCAAGCTGCATACTAAACAGGCTGAAGAGCCAGCCGCTCCTCCGCCGCCGACGAAGAGTGAAGTGCTGCTCCAGGAAATTCGTGACGCGCTTGTTCATCAGCAGCCACACAGCTGA
- the rpmE gene encoding 50S ribosomal protein L31, which yields MKQNIHPDYHEINIIMTDGTEYKTYSCMGSAGDTLRLDIDPKSHPAWTGVQRMIDSGGQVAKFNKRFAGIGKRSS from the coding sequence ATGAAACAGAATATTCACCCTGACTATCACGAGATCAACATCATCATGACCGATGGCACCGAATACAAGACGTATTCGTGCATGGGCTCGGCTGGCGACACCCTGCGTCTTGATATCGACCCGAAGTCTCATCCGGCCTGGACTGGCGTGCAGCGCATGATCGACAGCGGAGGCCAGGTGGCCAAGTTCAACAAGCGTTTTGCTGGCATCGGCAAGCGCAGCTCCTGA
- a CDS encoding DUF1013 domain-containing protein, which produces MSTLPLMPKATAVWLIEKTALTFTQVAEFCGMHPLEVQAIADGEVAQGIVGYDPVANRQVTAEEISRCEADPNAKLKILSTVNPVKRRAKGARYTPVARRNDRPDGIAFVLRNFPQIQDQQIAKLLGTTKDTIAKVRDRQHWNSQNIKPRDPVTLGLCSQMDLNAAVAAANERLTREGQEVPQPMPIESED; this is translated from the coding sequence ATGAGCACGCTTCCTCTTATGCCCAAAGCGACAGCCGTCTGGCTGATCGAAAAGACTGCCCTGACCTTCACGCAGGTCGCTGAATTCTGCGGTATGCACCCGCTGGAGGTACAGGCGATCGCTGACGGCGAAGTTGCTCAGGGAATTGTGGGATATGATCCTGTTGCCAACCGTCAGGTCACGGCGGAAGAAATCAGCCGGTGCGAAGCTGACCCCAATGCAAAACTGAAAATTCTTTCGACAGTCAATCCTGTTAAGCGCCGCGCGAAAGGGGCCCGCTATACCCCGGTTGCGCGTCGTAATGACCGTCCGGACGGTATTGCTTTCGTGCTGCGCAATTTCCCGCAGATTCAGGATCAGCAGATCGCCAAGCTGCTCGGCACAACCAAGGATACGATTGCCAAGGTTCGTGATCGCCAGCATTGGAACAGCCAGAATATCAAGCCACGCGATCCGGTGACACTGGGCCTGTGCAGTCAGATGGATCTCAACGCCGCCGTCGCCGCTGCCAATGAGCGTCTGACGCGCGAAGGGCAGGAAGTGCCGCAGCCCATGCCGATCGAAAGCGAAGACTGA
- a CDS encoding YdcH family protein — MSKQSRLESLSRRHSVLDAKIHDEGHRPMPDQHVLMRLKLQKLTVKEEMDRVRATS, encoded by the coding sequence ATGAGCAAGCAGTCACGCCTCGAAAGCCTCAGCCGCCGCCATTCCGTCCTTGATGCGAAAATCCATGATGAAGGACATCGTCCCATGCCTGATCAGCATGTTCTGATGCGTCTCAAACTGCAGAAACTCACGGTCAAGGAAGAGATGGACCGGGTCAGGGCCACGTCCTGA